Genomic window (Pseudomonadota bacterium):
ATGGTGCCGGCCGGCGTGCCGTAGCAGCCGCGCGAACTTCATGCCGACGTAGCGGTTCTCGACGATGTCCACGTTTGACCGACGCCGTTGGCGCCGCCCAACGTTTGAGATCTCATGACCCGGCCCGGGCTCGCGGACTTGCCGTCGATCGCCACGGCGTCGCCGCGCTCGAAGGTGATCTCGACATAGGTGGGTTTGTCGGGCGCCTGCTCGGGCGCGACGCTCCACAGCCACATGTCCTCCTCCGGCTCCGACCACGGGTCCTCCAGGATGCGGCCCTCGTAGGAGATGTGCAGCGAGTTGGCGTCCATGGAATACGGGCTCTTCTTGCCCTTCTTGTGCTCGACCGGGATGTTGTGCTGCTCGGCGTAGGCCAGCAGCGTCTCGCGCGAGGTGAGGTCCCACTCGCGCCAGGGCGCGATGATCTTGATGTCGGGATTGAGCGCGTAGGCGCCCAGCTCGAAGCGCACCTGGTCGTTGCCCTTGCCGGTCGCGCCATGGGCGATGGCATCGGCGCCGGTCTCGTGCGCGATCTCCACCAGGCGCTTGGCGATCAGCGGCCGCGCGATGGAGGTGCCGAGCAGGTACTCGCCCTCATAAATGGTGTTGGCGCGGAACATCGGGAACACGTAGTCGCGCGCGAACTCCTCGCGCAGGGTCTCGATGTAGATCTCCTTCACGCCCATGGCCTTGGCCTTGGCGCGCGCCGGCTCGATCTCCTCGCCCTGGCCGATGTCGGCGGTGAAGGTCACCACCTCGCAGCCGTAGTTCTGCTCCAGCCACTTGAGGATGACGGAGGTATCCAGCCCGCCGGAGTAGGCAAGCACCACTTTCTTTATGTCTGACATACGTATATCTGCCCTGGCAGTGACCCCCGGACCGGGAGTGAAATTTATCTACTGGCTTCCGTCATTGCGAGGAACGCCGTGTCGAAGCGATCCCCCGCTGGCGGTCGCCACATGTATTGTGACCTGCATTAATAGCCGACATGTTCTGAACGCCATTCCGGTCAAGCGAGCGCGAGCCGGAATCCGGAGCATAAAGCGCAAATCCGGGTTCCCTGGCCGCCACGGGCATCCTGCCCGCTCGCGACACTCGTACATCCCACTACATCGTGCGCGGGAATGACATCATGCTCCGCAGGACTTGTCACTGGATTTTGCAATATTCAACAACAGATTGTTACGCTGGCCGCTCCCGGCTTCCCGCCTCCCGCGGCACTCATACAGCCTGAATACCGTGCCCGTAATGACGTGATAACCGGCCGATGCGGGGCTGCCTACGCCTGCGCCGGCCTGGTGCTGCGCCGCAGGCGCGAGAGCAGCCGCCGCGCCAGGTCGCCGAACAGCTCGGTCTGGGTCGGGTGCGGATGGATCGCCGCGCCGACCTGCTCCAGCGTCATGCCGCCTGCGACCATCATCACCGCCTCGCCGATCAGCGTGTCCGCGTGGTCGGCGAGGAAATGCACGCCCACCACGCGGTGCGTGGCCTTGTCGGCGACCAGCTTGATCAGGCCGTGGGTCTCGTGGTTGATCATCGCCTTGGCATCAATGTTCATCGGCACCTTCACCTCGGCGACATCCATGCCCCTGGCCTTGGCCTGCTCGGTGGACAGGCCGACGAACGCGGCCTGCGGGCGCGAGAAGATCACGCCGCAGTCCAGGTCCTGGCTGTACTGCATGTCCTCGCCGAGGATGGTGGCGGCGGCGACGCGGCCCTGCTGCGCCGCGGTGTGCGCCAGCATCAGCCCGCCGATCACGTCGCCGACGGCGAAGATGTGCGGCACGCTGGTGCGGCAGCGGCTGTCCGCCGTGACGATGCCGCGCTCGCTGGCCACGCCGGCCGCCGCCAGGTTGAGCCCGTCCAGCACCGGCCGCTTGCCGGTCGCCATGATCACGTAGTCCACGGCCTGGTTGTGCGCCTTGCCGGCGCTGTCAGTCCAGGCCACCTGCATCGCGCCGGGCGTGCCGGAGATGCCGTTGACCGCCGCGCCGGTCTGCACGTCGAGGCGCGGCTCGGCGACCAGGATCTCGGTGAGCGCCTGCGCGATCTCCGGCTCGACCTCGGCCAGGATGCGCGGCTGCGCCTCGATGAGCGTGACCTGCGCGCCGAAGTCCTGGAAGATCTGCGCCATCTCCACGCCGATGGCGCCGCCGCCGATGACGGCGAGTTTTTTCGGCGGCGCGGCCAGCGTCCATACCGTGTCGGAGGTCAGCACCCCGCCGCTGTCCAGCCCTTCGCGCGCGCCGGGGATCGGCGGCACGAACGGCGGCGCGCCGGTCGCGATCACCGCGGCGCCGAAGCTGATGCTGCGCGCGGCCTTGCCGGTCGGGACCGCCGCGCGGCTGTGGGGATCGTCGCTGTTGTTCGCGGTGTTGACGGCCAGCGTGTGCGCGTCGACGAACTGGCCGAAGCCCTGGAGGTAGTCGATGCGCACGCCCTTGTCGGTCTTGAGCGCCATCGCGCCGCGCGTCTCCAGTACCTGGCGCCGGTGCGCCTCCAGGTCGGCCCACACCAGCTTGGCCTTGTTGGTACCGGCCACGCCCAGGCGGGCGTCCTCGGCGCGGTCGCGCATGCGGTCGGCCGCCGCGCGCCAGGCCTTGGAGGGGATGCAGCCGCGCCACAGGCATTCGCCGCCGGGGAACGGTGCGTCGTTGACCAGCGCGACCTTGAGCTTGTGGCCGACCAGGTCGCGCGCGCAGTCCTCGCCGCCCGGACCGCCGCCGACCACCACCACGTCGTAGTCCCACTCGCCCGCCGGGATGGCCGGCCCCCCCGGGCCGATCCAGTCGGCCGGCTGCTGCACCAGCGCCTTCAGGGTCTTGAGGAACAGCGCGACATCGGCGCCGTTGATCACGCGGTGATCGGCGGTGACGGTGAAGGCGCTGCCCTTCTCCGTGTTCGAGGCGATGGCCAGGATCGCGGCCAGGCCGGGCGTGGCGATGGCGTCGAAATGGCTGACGTCGAACATGCCCATGTTGGAGATCTGGAAGGTCGCGCCGGTGAACTCCTCCGGGTTGAGGTGGCGGGTGCGCGCCCGCGCCACCAGGTCCTTCCAATCGTCGTTCAGCGCGGCGAGCTCGCGCGCCTCGCAGCCGCGCAGGATCGGCACCACCAGGCCGCCGTCGTCGGCGGCCACCGCCATGCCGATGTCGACCTGGTTGCGCTCGATGAGCTTGTCGTCGGGCTGGTAGCACCAGTTCATCTTGGGATGCTGCGCGATGGCGAGCCCGCAGGCGCGCGCGATCGCCACCGTCACCGACACGCCGGCGCCCTTGGCCGCGGTCATCAGCGCGTCGAGGCGGATATGGGTGGTCACGCGGAAGGTCGGCATGGAGATCGAGGACGCCATCGCGCGCGCGATCGCCTTTTCCATCGACCGCATCGGCCGACCGTTGCCCGGCACGGGCACCTCGAACGGCGCCGGCGCGCGCTGCACGTCGGCCGCGACCACCACGCCGCCCGGACCGGAACCGCTCGGGCGGTCAATGTCGGTGCCGAGCTGTGCGGCGAGCCGGCGCGCCAGCGGCGAGGCCCTGTTTGCCTGCGGCCGCGGCGCGGCGCGGCGCGGTGGCGGCAGGCGCAGCGGCGAGGCGCTGCGGTCGGTGCCATGACCGGACGTTCAGCTTGGTGGCCGGCGCCGGCGCGGCGCTGCCCTGGCGGCCGCCGGCTTCGCCTGGCTGGCATCGACGGCATCGTTGCGTTCCACCAGGTAGGCGATCGCGCTGCCCACCGGCACCACGCTGTCGACCGGCGCGATGGGCCCGGACAGGTAGCCGTCGCGGAACACCTCGACGTCCATGACCGCCTTGTCGGTCTCGACCGTGGCGACGATGTCGCCGCGCTTGACCGCGTCGCCGACGTTCTTCTCCCAGCTCACGATGACGCCTTCCGTCATGGTGTCGGAGAGCTGGGGCATCTTGATTACGTAGGGTTCAGCCATGGTTTTCCATTCAGGTCAAGGCGCCACAGCGCACACAGAGTTAAAAAAAGCCTAGAACCTATCTCACAATTGGCACAAGCATTCCTACTTCGTCATGCCCGCGCAGGCGGGCATCCAGCAAACCCGCGCAATACTGGATTCCGGCCTGCGCCGGAATGACGAGAAACATGGCCGCCGCAGGATTTTCCAATTTCGAGATAGGTTCTAGTACGGCCTTGATAAACTCTGGGTACTCTGTGTGCTCTGTGGTAAAAATCAAATCCCGAACATCCTGCGCACGGCCTCGACCACGTCGTTGGCATCCGGCAGCGCGGCCTTTTCCAGGGCGTGGTTGTAGGGGATCGGCACGTTCAGCGCGGAGACGCGCACCGGGGCGGCGTCGAGCTCGAAGAAGCACTCCTCGTTGATGATCGCCATCACCTCGGCACCGACGCCGACGGCGGGTTCGGCCTCCTCCACGATCACGGCGCGGTGCGTCCTGCTGACCGACTCGCGGATGCCCTTGCGGTCGAGCGGGCTCAGCGCGTACAGGTCGATCACCTCGGCCTCGATGCCGTGGTGCTCGGACAGCAGCTCGGCGGCCTTCAGGCACCAGTGCACGGAGATGTTGTAGCCGAACAGGGTGACGTCGCGGCCCGCGCGTGCGACCTCGGAACCTTCCAGCGGGTGGAAGTATTCCTCCTCCGGCACCTCGCCCTTCATGTTGTACATGAGTTCGTGCTCGTTGATGAACACGGGGTCGTTGCAGCGCACCGCGGATTTCAGCAGGCCGTAGGCCTGGCGCGGGTTGGACGGCGTGACCACGCGCAGCCCGGCGATACCCATGAACACCTTCTCCATGCGCGCGGAATGCTGCGAACCGAGCTGGTGCGCGGTGCCGCCCGGGGAGCGCACCACGATCGGCGCCGTGAGCTGGCCGCCCGACATGTAACGCACCTTGGCGGCGGTGTTGAAGATCTGGTCCATGGCGAGCCAGGCGAAGTTCACCGACATGATCTCGATGATCGGCCGCACGCCGAGGAAGGAGGCGCCGATGCCCAGGCCGGTGAAGCCGTTCTCCGAGATCGGCGTGTCGATGACGCGCTGCTCGCCGTATTTCTCGTACAGGCCGCGGGTCGCCTTGTAGGTGCCGCCGGCCACGCCGATGTCCTCGCCCATGGCGATGACCATGGGGTCGTTGGCCAGCTCCTCGTCGTGGGCACGCAGGATCGCCTCCCAGAACATGATCTCGGCCATTATTCCACCCCGCCCCTGACCCAGGGGTCATTCTCGGCCAGCACGTATTTCTCCACGTCCGCGATGTGCGGCTCGGGCGATTCGGTGGCGAAGCGGATCACCTCGTCCTCGATCTCGTCGAGTATCTCGGTATCCATATTCTTGTATTCCTTCAGCGTGAGTTTGCCGTCCTCGATCAGCCGGTCGCGCAGCATGATGATCGGGTCGCGCTTGCTCCACATGCGTTCCTCGGTCTTGGCGCGGTAGGCGTTGGAATCGGACATGGAATGACCGCGGTAGCGGTAGGTCATCAGTTCCAGGAAGTACGGTCCCTTGCCGCCGCGCACGTGCTTGACCGCCTTGACCGCGGCCTTGTACACCAGCTCGATGTCCTGGCCGTCGCACTGCGCCGAGGGGATGTTGTAGCCCGCGACGCGCTTGTACTGGTCGACCACCGCGGTGGAACGGTCGATGCGCGTGCCGATGCCGTAGAGGTTGTTCTCGCACACGTACAGCACCGGCAGGTTCCACAGCGCGGCCATGTTCAGCGATTCGTGGAAGGTGCCCTGGTTGTTGGCGGCGTCGCCGAGGAAGCAGATGCAGATCTCGTCGCCGCCCTGCATCTGGATCGCCTTGGCGATGCCGGCGGCGAGCGGGAACGGCCCGCCGACCAGCGCGTAGCCGCCCATGAAACGGTGCTTGACGTCGAAGATGTGCATGGAGCCGCCGCGGCCCTTGCTCACGCCGGTCTCCTTGGAGAACAGTTCCGCCATCACCGCGCGCGGGTCCGAGCCGGACTTGATGGCGTGCACGTGGTCGCGGTAGCTGGTGATGACGTAGTCGTGCCCGACCCGGGCCGCTTCCAGCACGCCGTGCGCGCAGGCCTCCTCGCCCGGGTACAGGTGCAGGAAGCCGCCGATGTTGCGTTCGACGTAGGCTTCGTAACAGCGTTCCTCGAAGCGGCGCGCGAACAGCATCTCCCGCAGCAGGCGTATCTTGTCGGCGTCTTTCATAGTGTAGGGATCTGACCCGGTGACTGCGGCGCACGGCCGCGGGCCGGGCGGTCACTGGTGGTGGTTATGGGTGTCTCGATCACGACTTTGCAGCACTCCGAAGTTACCGTTGCGGCAGCGCCCGCGCCCGTCCACGCCATGCCGGATTTCCGGCGTTCCGTGGCCGGACAGGCCCGCGCAGGCGCAGGCCGGTCTCGTGCACCCGGCTGGCGCCATCCCCCTGAATTGCAAGGGGACAGCGGTACCGGAATCCCGGCAAGCGCGATATGATCAGCGTTTTGCAGGAACAGGTCAAGGCAATCGGCATGGATATCCCCTTCCGTCACAGTGAGAAAATCAAGCTGAATCAGCACACAACTGACCTGGGCGCGGCGGCGGCCGACAAGCTCGCGGCGCTCGTCGTGCTGCTGCCGGCGGCGCCCGGGAAGGCCGCCTGGGACCGCGTGCCCCACGCCGACGTCCTCAAAGGCCGCTGGCAGCAGCAATTGCGCCGCGACCGCGACAGCGACTGCCTGATCACCGACCTGCCGAACGCGCGGGGCACGCGCGTGTACCTGCAGGTGGTCAAGCCGGACACCCCCGCCTTCGCCAGCCTCGGCAAGCTGCGCGCGCTGGCCGCCGCGCTGTTCAAACTCGATCCGGCCGCGGCGGCCGTGCAGCTCGCCGGTCTGGATGACGACAGCGCGGGGCGCGTGGTGGAACATCTGTGCGCCGCCCTGCTCGCCGCCGCCTGCCCGATGCCGAGCTACAAGCACAAACCGCAACCGCCGCCCGTCCTGCGCCGGCTCGATATCCACGGGCTCGCGGCCAAGGTCGACCTGGCGCCGGTGCAGGCGGAAGCCATGGGCAATCACCTGGCGCGCTGGCTCTCCGCCCTGCCCGGCAATGAACTCACGCCCGGCAAGTACCGCGCCTACATCGCCAAGCTCGCGCGGCAGCAGGGCTGGAAGATGCAGTTCCTCGACCGCAAGGCCCTGCAGCAGCAACACGCGGGCGCCTTTCTCGCCGTCTGCCAGGCCAGCCCGACGCCCGATGCCGGCATCGTGCACCTGCGCTACCGGCCGCAGGCGCGCGGCCGCAAGCTGGCGCTGGTCGGCAAGGGCATCTGCTTCGATACCGGCGGCGTCAACGTCAAGCCGGCGAAGTTCATGAACGGTATGAACGAGGACATGCAGGGCAGCGCGGTGGCGCTCGGCACGCTGCTGGCGCTGACCCGCCTGCAGTGGCCGCACCCGGTCGACTGCTGGCTGGCGCTGGCGGAGAACCATGTCGGCAGCCGCGGCTACAAGCCCAACGACGTGGTCACCGCCTGCAACGGCACGACCATCGAGATCAAGCATACCGATGCCGAGGGGCGCATGATCCTGGCCGACACCCTGGCGCTGGCGAGCCGGGCCGCCCCGGACGTGCTGATCGACTACGCCACGCTGACCGGCGCCTGCATCTACGCCCTGTCCTCGCGCTACAGCGGCGTGTTCAGCAACCGCACCGGCCTGCACGCGGCGCTGATCGCCGCCGGCGCCGAGAGCGGCGAGCGCGTGTGGCCGTTTCCGCTGGACGAGGACTTCGACGAGCTGCTCAAGTCGGAGATCGCCGACATCCTGCAGTGCAGCCTGGAGAACGAGGCCGACCACATTCTCGCGACGCGTTTCCTGCACCGGTTCGTGGACCGCCACATCCACTGGATCCACGTCGACCTGGCCGCCAGCAACAACAAGGGCGGGCTGGCGCACATCCCGACCGACACCACCGGCTTCGGCGTGCGCCTGACCCTCAACCTGCTGCGCCGCCAGGCCCTCATGGACGGCGCATGGAACTGAGCCTGACGCGTCCCGACGACTGGCACCTGCATGTGCGCGACGGTGCCGCGCTCGGCAGCGTGATCGCGCACACCGCGCGGCAGTTCGCGCGCGCGATCATCATGCCGAACCTGCAACCGCCGGTCACGAACGTGGCGCAGGCGCGCGCCTACCGCGCGCGCATCCTGGCGGCCCTGCCCGCGGGCAGCACGTTCGAACCGCTGATGACGCTGTACCTGACCGACAACACCACGGCGGCCGACATCGAGGCGGCGGCCGCCGACGGGTCGGTGCATGCCGTCAA
Coding sequences:
- the pdhA gene encoding pyruvate dehydrogenase (acetyl-transferring) E1 component subunit alpha, translating into MKDADKIRLLREMLFARRFEERCYEAYVERNIGGFLHLYPGEEACAHGVLEAARVGHDYVITSYRDHVHAIKSGSDPRAVMAELFSKETGVSKGRGGSMHIFDVKHRFMGGYALVGGPFPLAAGIAKAIQMQGGDEICICFLGDAANNQGTFHESLNMAALWNLPVLYVCENNLYGIGTRIDRSTAVVDQYKRVAGYNIPSAQCDGQDIELVYKAAVKAVKHVRGGKGPYFLELMTYRYRGHSMSDSNAYRAKTEERMWSKRDPIIMLRDRLIEDGKLTLKEYKNMDTEILDEIEDEVIRFATESPEPHIADVEKYVLAENDPWVRGGVE
- a CDS encoding FAD-dependent oxidoreductase, which produces MEKAIARAMASSISMPTFRVTTHIRLDALMTAAKGAGVSVTVAIARACGLAIAQHPKMNWCYQPDDKLIERNQVDIGMAVAADDGGLVVPILRGCEARELAALNDDWKDLVARARTRHLNPEEFTGATFQISNMGMFDVSHFDAIATPGLAAILAIASNTEKGSAFTVTADHRVINGADVALFLKTLKALVQQPADWIGPGGPAIPAGEWDYDVVVVGGGPGGEDCARDLVGHKLKVALVNDAPFPGGECLWRGCIPSKAWRAAADRMRDRAEDARLGVAGTNKAKLVWADLEAHRRQVLETRGAMALKTDKGVRIDYLQGFGQFVDAHTLAVNTANNSDDPHSRAAVPTGKAARSISFGAAVIATGAPPFVPPIPGAREGLDSGGVLTSDTVWTLAAPPKKLAVIGGGAIGVEMAQIFQDFGAQVTLIEAQPRILAEVEPEIAQALTEILVAEPRLDVQTGAAVNGISGTPGAMQVAWTDSAGKAHNQAVDYVIMATGKRPVLDGLNLAAAGVASERGIVTADSRCRTSVPHIFAVGDVIGGLMLAHTAAQQGRVAAATILGEDMQYSQDLDCGVIFSRPQAAFVGLSTEQAKARGMDVAEVKVPMNIDAKAMINHETHGLIKLVADKATHRVVGVHFLADHADTLIGEAVMMVAGGMTLEQVGAAIHPHPTQTELFGDLARRLLSRLRRSTRPAQA
- a CDS encoding leucyl aminopeptidase family protein; translated protein: MISVLQEQVKAIGMDIPFRHSEKIKLNQHTTDLGAAAADKLAALVVLLPAAPGKAAWDRVPHADVLKGRWQQQLRRDRDSDCLITDLPNARGTRVYLQVVKPDTPAFASLGKLRALAAALFKLDPAAAAVQLAGLDDDSAGRVVEHLCAALLAAACPMPSYKHKPQPPPVLRRLDIHGLAAKVDLAPVQAEAMGNHLARWLSALPGNELTPGKYRAYIAKLARQQGWKMQFLDRKALQQQHAGAFLAVCQASPTPDAGIVHLRYRPQARGRKLALVGKGICFDTGGVNVKPAKFMNGMNEDMQGSAVALGTLLALTRLQWPHPVDCWLALAENHVGSRGYKPNDVVTACNGTTIEIKHTDAEGRMILADTLALASRAAPDVLIDYATLTGACIYALSSRYSGVFSNRTGLHAALIAAGAESGERVWPFPLDEDFDELLKSEIADILQCSLENEADHILATRFLHRFVDRHIHWIHVDLAASNNKGGLAHIPTDTTGFGVRLTLNLLRRQALMDGAWN
- a CDS encoding alpha-ketoacid dehydrogenase subunit beta produces the protein MAEIMFWEAILRAHDEELANDPMVIAMGEDIGVAGGTYKATRGLYEKYGEQRVIDTPISENGFTGLGIGASFLGVRPIIEIMSVNFAWLAMDQIFNTAAKVRYMSGGQLTAPIVVRSPGGTAHQLGSQHSARMEKVFMGIAGLRVVTPSNPRQAYGLLKSAVRCNDPVFINEHELMYNMKGEVPEEEYFHPLEGSEVARAGRDVTLFGYNISVHWCLKAAELLSEHHGIEAEVIDLYALSPLDRKGIRESVSRTHRAVIVEEAEPAVGVGAEVMAIINEECFFELDAAPVRVSALNVPIPYNHALEKAALPDANDVVEAVRRMFGI
- a CDS encoding biotin/lipoyl-containing protein, whose protein sequence is MAEPYVIKMPQLSDTMTEGVIVSWEKNVGDAVKRGDIVATVETDKAVMDVEVFRDGYLSGPIAPVDSVVPVGSAIAYLVERNDAVDASQAKPAAARAAPRRRRPPS